One genomic region from uncultured Fretibacterium sp. encodes:
- a CDS encoding FdtA/QdtA family cupin domain-containing protein: protein MLQDIKTRAAKPSVLGRVSFIEALRDVPFEIRRVYYSYGVGPGGVRGGHAHKALRQFLVCVNGAIEVFLDDGLGRTETFVLNTPEKGLFLGPDLWHTMRWIERDSVLLVLASDHYDESDYIRDYDTFVSRMQSFDGRRLQ, encoded by the coding sequence GGGCCGCAAAGCCCTCCGTGTTGGGAAGGGTCTCGTTCATCGAGGCGCTTCGCGACGTCCCCTTCGAGATCAGACGCGTGTACTATTCCTATGGCGTGGGGCCCGGCGGCGTGCGGGGAGGACATGCGCACAAGGCCCTGAGGCAATTTCTGGTCTGCGTGAACGGGGCCATCGAGGTTTTTCTGGACGACGGCCTGGGCAGGACGGAGACCTTTGTTCTGAACACCCCCGAAAAAGGTCTGTTCCTCGGGCCCGACCTGTGGCACACCATGCGTTGGATCGAGAGGGACAGCGTCCTGTTGGTGCTGGCTTCCGATCATTACGATGAATCCGATTACATTCGTGACTACGACACGTTTGTCTCACGAATGCAATCATTCGATGGGAGGCGATTGCAGTGA